The following coding sequences are from one Malaciobacter pacificus window:
- a CDS encoding ABC transporter ATP-binding protein yields MSSDKTIIEFKNIVKTYGKGEAKTYALNGVNLSIKQGEFVAIMGASGSGKSTSMNMIGCLDSPTSGEYLFNDIHVENLNRNQMALIRRNYIGFVFQSFNLLGRTSALENVELPLVYRKIPAKQRRVLAYEALKKVGLESVVNNAPSQLSGGQQQRVAIARAIVTNPLILLADEPTGNLDSIKSVEIMNLLKKLNEESGITIIMVTHEEEMASYASRTIYFRDGHIDDSLKKGYK; encoded by the coding sequence ATGAGTAGTGATAAAACAATAATTGAATTTAAAAATATTGTTAAAACTTATGGTAAAGGTGAAGCAAAAACTTATGCTTTAAATGGTGTGAATCTATCCATAAAACAAGGTGAGTTTGTAGCTATTATGGGTGCAAGTGGTAGTGGTAAATCTACTTCTATGAATATGATAGGTTGTTTAGATAGTCCTACTAGTGGAGAGTATTTATTTAATGATATTCATGTGGAAAACTTAAATAGAAATCAAATGGCATTGATTAGAAGAAATTATATTGGTTTTGTATTTCAAAGTTTTAACCTGTTAGGACGTACAAGTGCTTTAGAAAATGTAGAGTTACCACTGGTTTATAGAAAAATCCCAGCTAAACAAAGAAGAGTTTTAGCTTATGAAGCATTAAAAAAAGTGGGATTAGAAAGTGTTGTAAATAATGCACCTTCTCAATTATCAGGAGGGCAGCAACAACGTGTTGCAATTGCAAGAGCAATTGTGACAAACCCTTTGATTTTACTTGCAGATGAACCAACTGGAAATCTTGATAGTATAAAAAGTGTTGAAATTATGAATTTATTAAAAAAATTAAATGAAGAATCTGGTATTACAATTATCATGGTAACGCACGAAGAAGAGATGGCTTCTTATGCAAGTAGAACAATCTATTTTAGAGATGGTCATATAGATGATAGTTTAAAAAAAGGATATAAGTAA
- a CDS encoding ABC transporter permease, whose translation MLSNAFLIAIKEIRRNILRSILTILGIVIGVASVIGMVMIGDGTTANVTEGIKKLGTNMLTLRVGQERRGPPRSDNTARYFDEADMEALKYEIQNVSGVSAEDDTNINVIYGNKSYASEVVGANNDFFQVKNWELDKGRLFEESELNAGKSVCILGTTVIKQIFEGANPIGEKIRLKSFSCTVIGTLKSKGAAAFGRDQDDIIVAPLGMYQRKVKGNKNIRTIILSINNSKNIEKAKKDITALMRERRNIGIDEDDNFHIRDMQDLLSTMTSTTETLTYLLGSIAAISLLVGGIGIMNIMLVSVTERTREIGTRLAIGAMENEVLLQFLVEAVVLSTLGGLIGIALGLGIGFGAVSMMQLPFIINHEIIIIAFVFSTLIGVVFGYFPARKAARLNPIDALRYE comes from the coding sequence ATGCTTAGTAATGCTTTTTTAATAGCTATAAAAGAGATAAGAAGAAACATTTTAAGGTCAATCCTAACAATTCTTGGAATTGTAATTGGAGTTGCTTCTGTTATTGGAATGGTAATGATTGGAGATGGAACAACTGCAAATGTAACAGAGGGTATTAAAAAGCTTGGAACAAATATGTTAACTCTTCGTGTTGGGCAAGAAAGAAGAGGACCACCTAGAAGTGATAACACTGCTAGATATTTTGATGAAGCTGATATGGAGGCTTTAAAATATGAGATACAAAATGTATCAGGAGTTTCTGCTGAAGATGATACAAATATTAATGTAATTTATGGAAATAAAAGTTATGCAAGTGAAGTTGTTGGAGCAAATAATGATTTTTTTCAAGTTAAAAATTGGGAGTTAGATAAGGGACGATTATTTGAAGAATCTGAGTTAAATGCAGGAAAATCAGTTTGTATTTTAGGAACTACTGTAATAAAACAGATTTTTGAAGGAGCTAATCCTATTGGTGAAAAAATAAGACTAAAAAGTTTCTCTTGTACTGTTATTGGTACTTTAAAATCAAAAGGAGCAGCAGCTTTTGGTAGAGACCAAGATGATATTATTGTTGCACCACTTGGAATGTATCAAAGAAAAGTAAAAGGAAATAAAAATATTAGAACAATTATTTTATCTATAAATAATAGTAAAAATATTGAAAAAGCAAAAAAAGATATAACAGCATTAATGAGAGAAAGAAGAAATATAGGAATAGATGAAGATGATAACTTCCATATTAGAGATATGCAAGATTTACTTTCAACTATGACTTCAACTACTGAGACTTTAACATACCTTTTAGGTTCTATTGCAGCTATTTCACTTTTAGTTGGTGGAATTGGAATTATGAATATTATGCTAGTTTCAGTGACAGAAAGGACAAGAGAGATTGGTACAAGACTTGCAATTGGAGCAATGGAGAATGAAGTGTTATTGCAATTTTTAGTTGAAGCAGTTGTTTTATCAACTCTAGGAGGATTAATTGGAATTGCTTTAGGTTTAGGTATTGGTTTTGGGGCAGTTTCTATGATGCAATTACCCTTTATTATAAATCATGAGATTATAATAATTGCCTTTGTATTTTCAACTTTAATTGGGGTTGTTTTTGGATATTTTCCTGCAAGAAAAGCTGCAAGACTAAATCCAATAGATGCTTTAAGATATGAATAA
- a CDS encoding ankyrin repeat domain-containing protein → MIIIINIKRWKISNNHFIQNDIMKKLFFSLINNQKWNTVIELIEEQQLNINYRDNKGRNALFWAIHSSNIQAIEKLIKLGINQNVTTNLTAINYAVYKDNVKIIKCLRNCGLDINQTDDIHSTALIYAVLYNKLNSINYLVDNGANIYHEDFLGNSAFSLAFDLKIKYLMDKFSNLSK, encoded by the coding sequence ATGATAATAATTATTAATATTAAAAGGTGGAAAATATCAAATAATCACTTCATTCAAAATGATATTATGAAAAAACTATTTTTTTCATTAATAAATAACCAAAAATGGAATACTGTAATAGAACTAATTGAAGAACAACAATTAAATATTAATTATAGAGATAACAAAGGAAGAAATGCTCTTTTTTGGGCAATTCATTCTTCTAATATACAAGCAATAGAAAAGCTTATTAAATTAGGGATAAATCAAAATGTAACTACAAACTTAACTGCTATTAATTATGCTGTTTATAAAGACAATGTGAAGATAATTAAATGTTTGAGAAATTGTGGCTTAGATATTAATCAAACAGATGATATTCACTCAACAGCATTAATTTATGCTGTTTTATATAATAAACTTAATAGTATAAATTATTTAGTTGATAATGGTGCGAATATATATCATGAAGATTTTTTAGGTAATAGTGCTTTTTCGCTTGCCTTTGATTTAAAAATCAAATATTTAATGGATAAATTCTCAAATTTATCTAAATAA
- a CDS encoding PepSY-associated TM helix domain-containing protein has translation MHKKIWFKIHWFLGITAGIILLIVGTTGAILSFEKEILKTINSDSYVVQVTGENRLSNEELLEKFQTKMPGNKIQGITFFNDESASVIINVQGAGNGRAARKGIDYFVNPYNGEILPGIVGKDFFGFVLRLHRWLALPGDAREIGKQTVAISTISLIILIISAIIIYWGRIKHAFFKSFTFKFKHKGRAFLSTMHSAIGMWVIPLYLLASLTGLYWSYDWYRDGLYAISGVEKKERKKVPMQKVSGQAQLGFDSHAKAITIFKDYVKDDYSSASFRFPNGGSFYSFRYFDKEPAHYRASNLLELDINTQKIIKVEKYEDKPLNEKLMGSILPLHTGEYFGVIGQTAMFIAAALMSLFTITGFMLYFNRKNKKKKRV, from the coding sequence ATGCATAAGAAAATATGGTTTAAGATTCACTGGTTCTTAGGAATAACAGCTGGTATAATACTACTTATTGTAGGAACAACTGGAGCTATTTTATCATTTGAGAAAGAGATATTAAAAACTATAAATAGTGATAGTTATGTTGTTCAAGTAACGGGTGAAAACAGACTTTCAAATGAAGAATTATTAGAAAAATTTCAAACAAAAATGCCAGGAAATAAAATACAAGGTATTACTTTTTTTAATGATGAAAGTGCAAGTGTTATTATAAATGTACAAGGTGCTGGAAATGGAAGAGCAGCTAGAAAGGGAATTGATTATTTTGTTAATCCTTATAATGGAGAGATTTTACCAGGAATTGTAGGAAAAGATTTTTTTGGTTTTGTTCTTAGATTACATAGATGGCTTGCTTTACCTGGTGATGCTAGAGAAATTGGTAAGCAAACAGTTGCGATTTCTACTATTTCACTTATTATTTTAATTATAAGTGCAATAATAATCTATTGGGGAAGAATAAAACATGCATTCTTTAAAAGTTTTACTTTTAAATTTAAGCATAAAGGAAGAGCTTTTTTATCAACTATGCACAGTGCTATTGGTATGTGGGTTATTCCATTATACTTATTAGCTTCATTGACAGGTTTATATTGGTCATATGATTGGTATAGAGATGGTTTATATGCAATATCTGGAGTTGAAAAAAAAGAAAGAAAAAAAGTACCTATGCAAAAAGTTAGTGGCCAAGCTCAATTAGGTTTTGATTCACATGCTAAAGCTATAACTATTTTTAAAGACTATGTTAAAGATGATTATTCAAGTGCATCATTTAGATTTCCTAACGGAGGCTCTTTTTACTCTTTTAGATATTTTGATAAAGAACCAGCTCACTACAGAGCATCAAACTTATTAGAGTTAGATATAAATACACAAAAAATTATAAAAGTAGAAAAATATGAGGATAAGCCATTAAATGAGAAATTAATGGGAAGTATATTGCCTTTACATACAGGTGAATACTTTGGTGTTATTGGTCAAACAGCTATGTTTATAGCAGCAGCTTTAATGTCACTATTTACAATAACAGGTTTTATGTTATATTTTAATAGAAAAAATAAGAAAAAGAAAAGAGTTTAG
- a CDS encoding Fur family transcriptional regulator, which translates to MSAVDNKMDFDRFLKNFKKHISNLKLKNSLQKDYILKALYFEDEHLNAEEITAKVKNDYNIDIGIATVYRALKFFEDINIITSLDIGDGAKKYELNLSTHHDHMICTNCHKIIEFNDDFIEDSQVRIAKENGFLLKDHTMIIYGICEECQ; encoded by the coding sequence ATGAGTGCAGTTGATAATAAAATGGATTTTGATAGATTTTTAAAAAACTTCAAAAAACATATTTCAAATCTAAAACTTAAAAACTCTTTGCAAAAAGATTATATTTTAAAAGCGTTATATTTTGAAGATGAACACTTAAATGCTGAAGAAATTACAGCAAAGGTGAAAAATGATTACAATATTGATATAGGTATTGCAACTGTTTATAGAGCATTAAAGTTCTTTGAGGACATAAATATTATTACATCACTTGATATTGGAGATGGTGCAAAAAAATATGAACTAAATTTATCAACTCATCATGACCACATGATTTGTACAAACTGTCATAAAATCATAGAATTCAATGATGATTTTATTGAAGATTCACAAGTTAGAATTGCTAAGGAAAATGGTTTTTTATTAAAAGACCATACTATGATTATATATGGTATTTGTGAAGAGTGTCAATAA
- the hemP gene encoding hemin uptake protein HemP, giving the protein MKEKKEKIDTKEIFSESNIITIIHQGQEYQLRITKSDKLILTK; this is encoded by the coding sequence ATGAAAGAAAAAAAAGAAAAAATTGACACAAAAGAGATATTTAGTGAATCAAATATAATAACTATTATTCACCAAGGACAAGAGTATCAATTAAGAATAACAAAATCAGATAAGTTAATTTTAACTAAATAA
- a CDS encoding TonB-dependent receptor domain-containing protein produces the protein MKLKIASSVAILLTSQSLLANETLLDDVTVTTASGYEQKLADAPASISVISKEELSKKPFTNLLDALKDIEGIDIGETRDKSGQGSISIRGMGGDYTLIMIDGKKQNNNGDIYPNNFGGFQNANLPPLEMIERIEVVRGPMSTLYGADAMGGVVNIITKKITSEWTGSITHGKTFQSDSQFGNDTTTDFALMGPLVKDKLGLSLRGSYYDKEASTPITSNGSTFGGAGKTVDNQNWNFGTSLTFTPNENHTIKADYDISKQKYDNTGSFVGTVDSYENLWYERRGAYSPRVGYAPVQRMEREQYSISHEAQWEVGKSTISAHYIKTGNLGRSLPLNATQRVFMNSLYSNYTDLEDFRANGTAAEIAEFEALLPRPTRTLESSTMTYDAKYELPLEEHFLIIGAQYVDAELEDGVFGMTDAAQTKSGVVEDYKQWALFAEDTWAITDNLSFTTGLRYDNHESFGSNLSPRGYAIYNLNDNWTFKGGVATGYKTPKTTDLFDGITGFGGQGTSPWVGNPNLNPEKSVSSEIAAYYTHEAGHNFNITIFNNDFEDKIENVTLTQNQLPSEWDGIATSARQKQNVGEAQIKGIELAGKYKITKDVTFKANYTYTDSQREDTGNPLSSTAKHLYNLTLDWQINKKWNTYINMNAEKDRWRGVEGLDYYEDYQVFNLGSSYKVSNDVTLNGRVNNLFDKDFSGTTDYTDENGDAATAYSYNLAQKRREFWVSMNVKF, from the coding sequence TTGAAATTAAAAATTGCAAGTAGTGTGGCTATATTATTAACTAGTCAAAGTTTATTAGCAAATGAAACATTACTAGATGATGTAACAGTAACAACAGCTTCAGGTTATGAACAAAAATTAGCAGATGCACCTGCTAGTATTTCAGTGATTTCTAAAGAAGAGTTATCGAAAAAACCTTTTACTAATTTATTAGATGCCCTAAAAGATATTGAAGGTATTGATATTGGTGAAACAAGAGATAAATCAGGTCAGGGAAGTATTAGTATTAGAGGTATGGGTGGTGACTATACTTTAATTATGATTGATGGTAAAAAACAAAATAATAATGGTGATATATATCCAAATAACTTTGGAGGATTTCAAAACGCTAATTTACCACCACTTGAAATGATAGAAAGAATAGAAGTTGTTAGAGGACCTATGTCTACACTTTATGGTGCTGATGCTATGGGTGGTGTTGTAAATATCATAACTAAAAAAATCACTAGTGAATGGACTGGATCTATAACACATGGTAAAACTTTTCAAAGTGATAGCCAATTTGGAAATGATACAACTACAGATTTTGCTTTAATGGGGCCATTAGTAAAAGATAAACTAGGATTAAGTTTAAGAGGTAGTTATTATGATAAAGAGGCTTCAACTCCTATTACATCAAATGGTTCAACATTTGGAGGTGCAGGAAAAACTGTAGATAATCAAAATTGGAATTTTGGTACAAGTTTAACATTTACACCAAATGAAAACCATACAATAAAAGCAGATTATGATATTTCAAAACAAAAATATGATAACACTGGAAGTTTTGTAGGAACAGTTGATAGTTATGAAAACTTATGGTATGAAAGAAGAGGAGCATATTCTCCAAGAGTTGGTTATGCACCTGTACAAAGAATGGAAAGGGAACAATACTCAATTTCGCATGAAGCACAATGGGAAGTTGGAAAAAGTACTATTTCAGCACATTACATTAAAACAGGTAATTTAGGAAGAAGTCTACCTTTAAATGCTACACAAAGAGTATTTATGAATAGTTTATATTCTAACTATACAGATTTAGAAGATTTTAGAGCAAATGGAACAGCAGCAGAAATTGCTGAGTTTGAAGCACTTTTACCAAGACCAACAAGAACTTTAGAATCAAGTACTATGACTTATGATGCAAAATATGAACTGCCATTAGAAGAACATTTTTTAATCATTGGAGCACAATATGTTGATGCTGAGTTAGAAGATGGAGTATTTGGTATGACAGATGCTGCTCAAACAAAATCAGGTGTAGTAGAAGATTATAAACAGTGGGCTTTATTTGCAGAAGATACGTGGGCTATTACTGATAATTTATCATTTACAACAGGTCTTAGATATGATAATCATGAGTCTTTTGGAAGTAATTTAAGCCCAAGAGGATATGCAATTTATAATTTAAATGACAATTGGACATTTAAAGGTGGTGTTGCAACAGGATATAAAACTCCAAAAACTACAGATTTATTTGATGGTATTACTGGTTTTGGAGGACAAGGAACTTCTCCTTGGGTTGGTAATCCTAACTTAAACCCTGAAAAAAGTGTAAGTAGTGAAATTGCAGCTTATTATACTCATGAAGCTGGACATAATTTTAATATTACAATATTTAATAATGATTTTGAAGATAAAATTGAAAATGTTACTTTAACTCAAAATCAATTACCTTCTGAGTGGGATGGAATAGCAACAAGTGCTAGACAAAAACAAAATGTTGGTGAAGCCCAAATTAAAGGTATTGAATTAGCAGGTAAATATAAAATCACTAAAGATGTAACTTTTAAAGCAAACTACACATACACAGATTCACAAAGGGAAGATACAGGTAATCCATTATCTTCAACTGCAAAACATTTATATAATCTTACTTTAGATTGGCAAATAAATAAAAAATGGAATACATATATTAATATGAATGCAGAAAAAGATAGATGGAGAGGAGTTGAAGGTTTAGATTATTATGAAGATTATCAAGTGTTTAATTTAGGGTCTTCATATAAAGTATCAAATGATGTTACTTTAAATGGAAGAGTAAATAACTTGTTTGATAAAGATTTTAGTGGAACAACTGATTATACTGATGAAAACGGTGATGCAGCAACAGCTTATAGTTATAATTTAGCTCAAAAAAGAAGAGAGTTTTGGGTAAGCATGAATGTTAAATTCTAA
- a CDS encoding AAA domain-containing protein — protein MNNLKIRELCLSQCNIYYEYIKQFTEHHGKTVTSVHSINQLDDTLYEIKLEKPIFNFDTTYFKNNISGEYYFNNKDLLVKEYDHKNKLLYLKIIKEDLNFSELQAHQFFVINDLLFLITNLIEWYDKHGKTLGFTNTIPLIENYTLDNLYDTTLNDNQREAINTIFNNTYSYIWGPPGTGKTRAVLSCSIINYIKSDKKVLIVAPTNVALEQILYGIIENTEKLGISKNKFLRVGVPSKKFVEKHSEICEVRGLEHEISLIENELKILNKVIKFREGKEITSDLENINYLLADIIDFKENIKNYEAKKEDLQPLLNLITQPLKKYHFSNNSKIIKDAIFKRKDNSCVNYNEKLIEENKLHEVVNINCLRNEIKRIDNKINEISKQILDILNKAKSFTKSQKIYNEIFKDLDDDNIQDKRNLIIKKINDLNNWSIKWKNNIENIAKLYNDDLINEALDEHHKNFEMNRLIKRIKEIEFKRNALLEQTTKLRIQGSQIIAMTIDAYIQYTLKDSITADHIFCDEAGYMSNIKAITLFRNKCPITFLGDHMQLPPVSEVRNDDLNSIQKTFLWSQSSIFFESIFIQEYEKDLLDEYLNKITPTYKIAQQTNLNFTHRFGNNLAQVLDKFVYKFGFKSASQNSTEIISIHTSSNPIEVYERSNQWEVDLIKNFILNEDIKDFAVLTPYNKQVQLLKKNLDRKYYENIMTIHKSQGSEWDTVIFSVVDDSPAGSGKRGAFFTNSLNHKFNSLNLINTVVSRAKKRLIIVSNENFWLRDVEKQLIGNLIKISNNKYIRE, from the coding sequence ATGAATAATCTGAAAATTAGAGAACTTTGTCTCAGCCAATGCAATATATATTATGAATACATAAAACAATTTACTGAGCATCATGGTAAAACTGTAACATCTGTTCATTCAATAAATCAATTAGATGACACTTTATATGAAATTAAACTTGAAAAACCCATTTTCAATTTTGATACTACATATTTTAAAAATAATATTAGTGGTGAATATTATTTTAATAATAAAGATTTACTAGTAAAAGAATATGACCATAAAAATAAACTTTTATATCTCAAAATTATTAAAGAAGATTTAAATTTTAGTGAATTGCAAGCACATCAATTTTTTGTTATAAATGATTTACTTTTTTTAATCACAAATTTAATTGAATGGTATGATAAGCATGGAAAAACATTAGGTTTTACAAATACTATACCTCTAATTGAAAATTATACATTAGATAATCTTTATGATACCACACTAAACGATAATCAAAGAGAAGCAATCAATACAATTTTTAATAATACTTATTCTTATATATGGGGTCCTCCTGGAACTGGGAAGACGAGAGCTGTATTATCTTGTTCTATAATAAACTATATAAAAAGTGATAAAAAAGTTTTAATTGTTGCTCCAACAAATGTTGCTTTAGAACAGATTTTATATGGAATTATTGAAAATACAGAAAAATTGGGAATATCAAAAAATAAATTTTTAAGAGTAGGTGTTCCTTCTAAAAAATTTGTAGAAAAACATTCTGAAATTTGTGAAGTTAGAGGTTTAGAACATGAAATATCTTTAATAGAAAATGAATTGAAAATTTTAAATAAAGTAATTAAATTTAGAGAAGGGAAAGAAATAACATCTGATTTGGAAAACATAAATTATTTATTAGCAGATATTATCGATTTCAAAGAGAACATAAAAAACTATGAAGCGAAGAAAGAAGATCTTCAACCTCTTTTAAATTTAATTACTCAACCACTTAAAAAATATCATTTTTCTAATAATTCAAAGATAATTAAAGATGCTATATTTAAAAGGAAAGATAATAGTTGTGTAAATTACAATGAAAAACTTATAGAAGAAAATAAACTTCATGAAGTTGTCAATATCAATTGCCTAAGAAATGAAATTAAAAGGATAGATAATAAGATCAATGAAATTTCAAAACAAATATTAGACATACTAAATAAAGCAAAAAGTTTTACAAAAAGTCAAAAAATCTATAATGAGATTTTTAAAGATTTAGATGATGATAATATCCAAGACAAAAGAAACCTTATTATTAAGAAAATAAATGATTTAAACAATTGGTCTATCAAATGGAAAAATAATATAGAAAATATTGCTAAATTATATAATGATGACCTAATCAATGAAGCGTTAGATGAACATCATAAAAATTTTGAAATGAATAGACTTATAAAGAGAATCAAAGAAATTGAGTTTAAAAGAAATGCACTTCTAGAACAGACTACTAAACTGAGAATTCAAGGTTCTCAAATTATTGCTATGACAATTGATGCATATATTCAATACACACTGAAAGATTCAATAACAGCAGACCACATATTTTGTGATGAAGCTGGATATATGTCAAATATTAAAGCCATCACATTATTTAGAAATAAATGTCCTATAACTTTTTTAGGTGACCATATGCAACTACCTCCTGTTTCGGAAGTAAGGAATGATGACTTAAATAGTATACAAAAAACATTTTTATGGAGTCAATCTTCTATTTTTTTTGAATCAATTTTTATACAAGAATATGAAAAAGATTTATTAGATGAATATTTAAATAAAATTACTCCAACATATAAAATAGCACAACAAACTAACTTAAATTTTACGCATAGGTTTGGAAATAATTTAGCACAAGTATTAGATAAATTTGTTTATAAATTTGGATTTAAGTCTGCTTCACAAAATTCTACTGAAATTATTTCAATACATACATCAAGCAACCCTATTGAAGTCTATGAGAGAAGTAATCAATGGGAAGTTGATTTAATAAAAAATTTTATACTAAATGAAGATATTAAGGATTTTGCTGTTTTAACTCCCTACAATAAACAAGTTCAATTACTCAAAAAAAATCTTGATAGAAAATATTATGAAAACATTATGACTATTCATAAAAGTCAAGGTAGTGAATGGGATACTGTTATTTTTAGTGTAGTAGATGATTCTCCTGCTGGTTCAGGTAAAAGAGGTGCATTTTTTACAAACTCTTTAAATCATAAATTCAATTCATTAAACTTAATAAATACGGTTGTAAGTAGAGCTAAAAAAAGGTTAATAATTGTATCTAATGAAAATTTTTGGCTTAGAGATGTTGAAAAACAACTCATTGGAAATTTAATAAAAATATCAAATAATAAATACATAAGAGAATAA
- a CDS encoding HNH endonuclease — protein MNQELKRSLWEAHDGLCFYTGIPITMFDMHIDYIQPLSKGGNDELNNLVPCCSRAKKQKANIFNENTTKQIIMFNSLVYTPKVEKLFNKYKIDENVCTKKQLNKYFVVGYNNISVTTPVTIDDEFLNYDGKICKFDGLKLPDEARVKARKAITIYGERKEYKKTFFISNLEDTIKKANDYINGKINDSNI, from the coding sequence ATGAATCAAGAATTAAAAAGATCACTATGGGAAGCTCATGATGGTTTGTGTTTTTACACAGGAATACCAATCACTATGTTTGATATGCACATTGATTATATTCAGCCTTTATCAAAGGGTGGGAATGATGAACTTAATAATTTAGTTCCCTGTTGCAGTAGAGCTAAAAAACAAAAAGCAAATATATTCAATGAAAATACAACGAAACAAATAATTATGTTTAATTCTTTGGTTTATACTCCCAAAGTAGAAAAGTTATTTAATAAATACAAAATAGATGAAAATGTTTGTACAAAAAAACAATTAAACAAATACTTTGTTGTTGGATATAACAATATCTCTGTGACAACACCTGTGACTATCGATGATGAGTTTTTAAATTATGATGGAAAGATTTGCAAATTTGATGGATTAAAATTACCAGATGAAGCAAGAGTGAAAGCAAGAAAAGCTATTACAATTTATGGTGAAAGAAAGGAATATAAAAAAACTTTTTTTATTTCTAATCTTGAAGATACAATTAAAAAAGCCAATGATTATATTAATGGAAAAATAAATGATTCTAACATTTGA
- a CDS encoding tyrosine-type recombinase/integrase: MILTFDLKKINTSGLSYKDDGQIPSSKIKDNKIINSNIIFTKPYKLLVRASKMINGKRIQTKKTIPFDPNTTLLDAIKKASKVYENLMDEISVEAYTKQEFTTDMPYSKVYELYLEYKVAQYEARDDKKEFPRKKFEQFHNKWLKSIMNKPIGMIDEEDIHKVVSTMKKAGMAERTSRGVYQSVNPIFKYFNMKAAKFGINIPSPALQRDLPPLNNERGLELSLEEIKELFNELKNYPLTPVREIFMFLMHGRRFGEVVTLEWSDINFEESIYTVRALNNKARVDMIYHLSHRLKETLESIGIKQSGYIFTKINNKNEPYSKGAIRSHWKDKPIVIHQIRNCIATYLKNGMGIGDDVAGAILGHKQNKTITSRYGKINYYSFGKVIDDMLDEIFGEKTVTPVDSEKLSQLKLLFPDKTEKQLIEVLNILK, from the coding sequence ATGATTCTAACATTTGATCTAAAAAAAATAAATACTAGCGGTTTGAGCTACAAAGATGATGGGCAAATCCCATCTAGCAAAATCAAAGATAATAAAATTATAAATTCAAATATAATATTTACAAAGCCTTATAAATTATTAGTAAGAGCTTCTAAAATGATAAATGGAAAAAGGATACAAACTAAAAAAACAATACCTTTTGATCCAAATACCACACTCCTTGATGCAATCAAAAAAGCTTCAAAAGTTTATGAAAACCTGATGGATGAAATAAGTGTTGAAGCATATACAAAACAAGAGTTTACAACAGATATGCCTTATAGTAAGGTTTATGAGTTATATTTAGAATATAAAGTTGCTCAGTATGAAGCAAGGGATGATAAAAAAGAGTTTCCACGAAAAAAGTTTGAACAATTTCATAATAAATGGTTAAAATCAATTATGAACAAACCAATCGGTATGATTGATGAAGAGGATATTCATAAAGTTGTATCAACTATGAAAAAAGCAGGAATGGCAGAGAGAACATCAAGAGGTGTTTATCAGTCTGTAAATCCAATTTTTAAATATTTTAATATGAAAGCGGCAAAATTTGGTATAAATATCCCATCTCCAGCCCTTCAAAGAGATTTACCACCATTAAATAATGAAAGAGGTTTGGAACTATCTTTAGAAGAGATAAAAGAGCTTTTTAATGAGCTAAAAAACTATCCTTTAACTCCTGTGAGAGAGATTTTTATGTTTTTGATGCATGGAAGAAGATTTGGTGAAGTGGTAACTTTAGAGTGGAGTGATATAAATTTTGAAGAGAGTATTTATACCGTAAGAGCTTTAAATAACAAAGCAAGGGTTGATATGATTTATCATTTATCCCATAGATTAAAAGAGACTTTAGAGTCTATTGGTATTAAACAAAGTGGATATATTTTTACAAAGATTAATAATAAAAATGAACCTTATAGTAAAGGAGCTATTAGAAGTCATTGGAAAGATAAACCAATAGTAATCCACCAAATAAGAAATTGTATCGCTACATATTTGAAAAATGGAATGGGTATTGGAGATGATGTTGCAGGTGCGATTTTAGGGCATAAACAAAATAAAACTATTACAAGTAGATATGGAAAAATCAATTATTATTCATTTGGTAAAGTTATTGATGATATGTTGGATGAGATTTTTGGCGAGAAAACAGTAACTCCTGTTGATAGTGAAAAATTAAGCCAATTAAAACTTTTATTTCCAGATAAAACAGAAAAGCAACTTATCGAAGTTTTGAATATTTTAAAATGA